Genomic window (Roseivirga sp. 4D4):
CTACAACTGGTTTGATTTGATGTTCATTGACAAAGGCCACCATGGCTTCAAACTCCTGATCATTACCCATCGTAGAACCTTGAAGGGTAATTTGATTCCAGAACATTCGGAACATATCAAGTTTTTCAGGGGTACCATTGGTAGCACCATAGAACACAATACGGCCTGCAGGCTTCATGATCTTGATAAAGTCATTGATTTGATTGCCACCAGCGCTATCAATCACTACGTCAAAGCCATCCGTTTCTTTTTGTACCTTTTTGAACCAGGCTTCTTCCCTATAGGAGTAGGCACCCTTCGCTCCCATTGAGATACATTTTTGCATCTTTTCTTTGGAACCTGAAGTGACATAAACATTGCAACCCGCAGCTAGAGCAAATTGAAAAGCAAACTGTGCCACTCCACCACCTACACCCGAAATAAGAACGATTTTTCCTGCCGAAGCAGCTCCGTGATGAAACAAAGCCCTATAGGCAGTCAAACCCGCTAAAGGCAAAGCAGCCGCCTCAGACCAGTTGAGATGCTCAGGTTTGTCTTGTAAGCGATCGACTTCAACTACAATATATTCGGCAAAGGTACCATGAGTAGGCATCCCGAGAACGGAGTAATCCGAAGCCTGCGCTTTTGGATCACTTCCCCAATTCACATTAGGGTTGATGATCACTTCTTTTCCTACTAAACTTTCCGAAACACCTTCTCCAATGGCTTCTATAACGCCAGCACCATCGGAACCCAACACCTTTCCAA
Coding sequences:
- a CDS encoding zinc-binding alcohol dehydrogenase family protein: MKALIITDQSEPVEIVEKPIPEPINGQVRVKLKAAALNRRDQWIRQGMYPNIQFGKVLGSDGAGVIEAIGEGVSESLVGKEVIINPNVNWGSDPKAQASDYSVLGMPTHGTFAEYIVVEVDRLQDKPEHLNWSEAAALPLAGLTAYRALFHHGAASAGKIVLISGVGGGVAQFAFQFALAAGCNVYVTSGSKEKMQKCISMGAKGAYSYREEAWFKKVQKETDGFDVVIDSAGGNQINDFIKIMKPAGRIVFYGATNGTPEKLDMFRMFWNQITLQGSTMGNDQEFEAMVAFVNEHQIKPVVDSERPFDQIISAFDEMKAGKQFGKLVLEF